From the genome of Capricornis sumatraensis isolate serow.1 chromosome 17, serow.2, whole genome shotgun sequence, one region includes:
- the LOC138093829 gene encoding large ribosomal subunit protein eL21: MTNTKGKRRGTRYMFSRPFRKHGVVPLATYMRIYRKGDIVDIKGMGTVQKGMPHKCYHGKTGRVYNVTQHAVGIIVNKQVKGKILAKRINVRIEHIKHSKSRDSFLKRVKENDQKKKEAKEKGTWVQLKRQPAPPREAHFVRTNGKEPELLEPIPYEFMA; this comes from the coding sequence ATGACCAACACAAAGGGAAAGAGGCGGGGCACCCGCTACATGTTCTCCAGGCCTTTCAGAAAACATGGAGTTGTTCCTTTGGCCACATACATGCGAATCTACAGGAAGGGTGATATTGTAGATATCAAGGGAATGGGTACTGTTCAAAAAGGAATGCCCCACAAATGTTACCATGGCAAAACTGGGAGAGTCTACAATGTTACCCAGCATGCTGTTGGCATCATTGTAAACAAACAAGTTAAGGGCaagattcttgccaagagaattaaTGTGCGTATTGAGCATATTAAGCACTCTAAGAGCCGAGATAGCTTCCTGAAACGTGTGAaggaaaatgatcagaaaaagaaggaagccaaAGAGAAAGGGACTTGGGTTCAGCTGAAGCGCCAGCCTGCTCCACCTAGAGAAGCACACTTTGTGAGGACCAATGGAAAGGAACCCGAACTGTTGGAGCCCATCCCCTATGAATTCATGGCCTGA